The following coding sequences lie in one Arachis hypogaea cultivar Tifrunner chromosome 4, arahy.Tifrunner.gnm2.J5K5, whole genome shotgun sequence genomic window:
- the LOC140184049 gene encoding uncharacterized protein gives MNWLLWTREIEQENEICGSNAGSNASAPSTLSKHKDNKVEWEISSDPQDKYPISNKVQAVYKATRVAEATKQAIKQKIAPAATIDVQSRSIPAKLRIEVDDLEDEISYSIRLSFPNISPLSTKFISL, from the exons ATGAATTGGTTGCTCTGGACTCgagaaattgaacaagaaaatGAAATATGTGGTTCAAATGCCGGTTCAAATGCTAGTGCTCCTTCTACTTTGTCAAAACATAAGGATAATAAAGTG GAGTGGGAGATCAGTTCTGATCCTCAAGATAAATATCCTATTAGCAATAAAGTTCAGGCTGTCTATA AGGCTACGCGAGTTGCTGAAGCTACAAAGCAGGCTATCAAACAGAAAATTGCACCAGCGGCAACTATCGATGTCCAATCACGAAGTATACCAGCAAAGCTTCGTATAGAAGTGGATGATCTTGAGGATGAGATAAGTTATTCAATAAGATTATCATTTCCTAATATTTCTCCCTTATCTACAAAATTCATTAGTCTTTAA